From Spodoptera frugiperda isolate SF20-4 chromosome 27, AGI-APGP_CSIRO_Sfru_2.0, whole genome shotgun sequence, a single genomic window includes:
- the LOC118263348 gene encoding uncharacterized protein LOC118263348 isoform X4, translated as MDRKLFAVLAITAHLCSLSLADGPVFDGQGNPINAAPAGNLLTQTVYGFLDFTTTIGNTVMVFSPQSAPPPEPPKTEKSVQENIIETKPPPPSVTSIKPEAIKPSKISDKDKTNKPAAPAVVSSAVSVVSSPPKKDNKSPNVPKSVAKEQKQIITKVEVVAGPSKIVESSSPKQSSQKSNKQNSQSSNKNKKNDGVKSVTSVVSSKVEVKQGPPPSIVSSKVSSVVAVKSSKAEEEPAILITNNNIGEPEYDFLSRQPSEFVEETYKVINIRPSKVPGQKHKHGHKNRHQPTPPPEDDDDHPLGLVTTLGGTIVKDGLTTVHETSVIGTFISGKYAQVLNSNSKVLPQAGHRGKISPTPTHRILKTVGPSISKNHRQHLEPTPSINDDDSNYGKTTRRQNNGGGSFKNRHRVQNNNADTESHSSPPPAQSKKFKNRNNNNSQRTQSETATPSFSNRRKGNRNSGHKTTVSASSNNDSQSKRGFKPRVQPTPVEQVTPAPTTSSQSGPGTLLENDTEDNSIEKPPPVETLKVEISTPADFRDVYYEIATIKSPYTFQVGRVKNTRIITVTSTIEKRIEPTQAINSQSSLNEPLTENILATASPYEKDHNLLDSSIATLPAITLSSDMETPPLETVTETFSTTQHMLKTHILPVVKDVNLTSSLTFIQTYEVTRFVTATKTLPPMDFFQFIPSKTLKEFNSRLDEAGSELHLELDFGDSNEDEDGVPRRVFPPDLDLANIGSDFDLTEVDKYRMQENHLRLKKAHGQNKANHVTESPNPPTPALTPEQAQQLALLRLLNPAAAAQIPDVVTTSKPVIKYETIYESHVIPVYDGKTTVQSTISRPVATITKTEYEIGTSSLPALPLQTLNPLNPLFPQQFSVISTPVVVNTEVTATNSQVLKLTFGAKTVYTTLFTTQVVPTVLTSYVTSSIPVQPTAAPPAYPGFYQPPFAPFPYVG; from the exons ATGGATCGAAAACTATTTGCTGTTTTGGCGATAACCGCCCATTTAT GTAGTTTGTCCCTGGCTGACGGACCCGTTTTCGATGGACAAGGCAACCCAATCAACGCCGCACCCGCTGGCAACTTGCTCACTCAAACTGTTTACGGTTTTCTGGACTTCACCACAACTATTGGCAACACAGTCATGGTCTTCTCACCCCAGTCTGCTCCACCACCAG AACCACCGAAAACTGAAAAATCTGTTCAAGAAAACATCATCGAAACAAAACCACCTCCACCATCAGTCACCAGTATCAAGCCTGAAGCGATCAAACCAAGCAAAATTTCCGATAAAGATAAAACTAACAAACCCGCCGCCCCAGCTGTGGTATCTAGTGCTGTCTCAGTTGTATCGTCCCCACCGAAAAAGGACAACAAATCTCCGAATGTACCTAAATCTGTCGCAAAAGAgcaaaaacaaatcataacTAAAGTTGAAGTAGTCGCTGGTCCGTCCAAAATCGTTGAAAGCAGCTCTCCTAAACAATCGTCccaaaaatcaaacaaacaaaactcacAATCGAGcaacaaaaacaagaaaaacgATGGTGTGAAATCTGTTACCAGTGTTGTAAGCAGCAAAGTTGAAGTAAAACAAGGACCTCCACCATCTATTGTTAGTTCCAAAGTCAGCAGCGTTGTTGCAGTTAAATCTAGCAAAGCTGAAGAAGAGCCTGCCATCTTGATTACCAATAACAACATCGGCGAACCTGAATATGACTTTTTGTCGCGTCAACCTTCTGAGTTTGTTGAAGAAACATACAAAGTTATTAACATACGACCCTCAAAGGTACCTGGTCAAAAACACAAGCACGGCCACAAGAACAGGCATCAACCGACTCCACCTCCAGAAGATGATGATGACCATCCCCTCGGCTTGGTAACAACGCTCGGAGGTACGATTGTTAAGGATGGATTAACAACAGTTCATGAAACTAGCGTCATTGGTACTTTTATATCTGGTAAATACGCTCAGGTACTGAACAGCAATTCTAAAGTGCTGCCACAAGCAGGACATAGAGGAAAAATATCTCCTACTCCAACTCATCGAATCTTGAAGACAGTTGGACCTTCGATATCCAAAAATCATAGGCAACATTTGGAACCGACCCCATccattaatgatgatgatagcAATTATGGAAAAACGACACGGCGTCAAAATAACGGTGGAGGATCCTTCAAAAACCGTCACCGAGTTCAAAACAACAATGCAGATACTGAAAGCCACAGCAGCCCACCTCCAGCCCAGAGCAAGAAATTCAAAAacagaaacaataataattcacaaCGGACACAAAG TGAAACAGCGACTCCATCATTTTCCAACAGAAGGAAAGGCAACCGCAACTCTGGACATAAGACTACTGTGTCAGCCTCGAGCAACAACGACAGCCAATCGAAACGAGGCTTCAAACCTCGGGTTCAGCCTACACCCGTTGAGCAAGTGACCCCAGCACCTACTACCA GTTCACAGAGTGGTCCCGGTACTCTCCTTGAAAATGACACCGAGGACAACTCTATTGAAAAACCGCCGCCAGTGGAAACATTGAAAGTTGAAATCTCTACTCCTGCTGATTTCCGAGATGTTTATTATGAAATTGCTACTATCAAGTCTCCTTACACCTTCCAG GTTGGACGTGTCAAAAACACTCGTATAATTACAGTAACTTCTACAATTGAAAAGCGTATAGAACCCACGCAGGCAATCAACTCGCAAAGTTCTCTCAACGAACCGTTGACAGAAAACATATTAGCGACAGCATCTCCTTATGAAAAGGACCATAATCTCTTAGACTCAAGTATAGCTACTCTCCCCGCGATAACATTATCTTCAGACATGGAAACACCGCCGCTAGAAACTGTTACAGAAACATTCAGCACGACTCAGCACATGTTGAAAACTCATATTTTACCCGTAGTGAAAGACGTAAACTTGACTAGTAGCTTAACTTTCATTCAAACTTATGAAGTTACTCGATTCGTAACTGCAACTAAAACGTTACCTCCTATGGACTTCTTCCAATTTATACCGAGCAAAACTCTTAAAGAATTTAACAGTCGTCTGGATGAAGCTGGTTCCGAATTACATCTGGAGTTAGACTTTGGTGATAGCAATGAAGACGAAGACGGAGTACCAAGGCGCGTGTTCCCACCGGATCTAGACCTCGCTAACATTGGATCAGACTTTGACCTTACTGAAGTTGACAAATATAGAATGCAAGAAAATCATCTGAGACTTAAGAAGGCTCATGGTCAAAACAAAGCTAACCACGTAACTGAATCACCCAACCCACCCACTCCCGCATTAACTCCAGAACAGGCACAACAACTTGCTCTCTTGAGACTCCTGAATCCTGCAGCGGCTGCTCAAATTCCTGATGTTGTAACCACATCTAAACCTGTAATCAAATACGAAACTATTTATGAGTCTCACGTGATTCCAGTGTATGATGGCAAGACGACAGTTCAAAGTACCATTTCTAGGCCTGTAGCGACAATAACCAAAACGGAATACGAAATCGGAACCAGCAGTTTGCCCGCGTTGCCTTTACAAACACTTAACCCACTTAACCCACTGTTCCCGCAGCAATTCTCGGTAATTTCAACACCAGTCGTTGTGAACACAGAGGTTACAGCTACAAATAGTCAAGTATTGAAATTAACGTTTGGTGCGAAGACAGTATACACCACTCTATTCACCACCCAAGTTGTGCCAACCGTATTGACGTCATACGTGACGTCATCGATCCCGGTGCAACCGACCGCTGCACCGCCTGCCTACCCTGGATTCTACCAGCCGCCATTCGCACCCTTCCCCTACGTAGGATAA